A genomic segment from Nicotiana tabacum cultivar K326 chromosome 7, ASM71507v2, whole genome shotgun sequence encodes:
- the LOC107779804 gene encoding uncharacterized protein LOC107779804: MSSSRKRRNVGSSASGPESSSRGRSQASAPQFDSTRFVSKPAEDKYNAKAAKKLLHEVHIDRQALEVECPNIFNELRRYQLDIFFEVPEVANVQMVREFYANCPEHENGVVTVCNTRVDTSLEAIRRMYQLPVFWGEYDVYRTYSRTNALWATLLETICVPNREYIWIKHRITLNSQSLNWEAKCWLTIINSRMLPSSNMTDVNQPRAAAIYYFMAHRDFDVARILHDEMLIRSPELLKGFYFPSLVTRLCHLARVPEDPRVDGKLPLKAPFLARKIRIGMEPLVDVVESDDESDDDDAEAAEVPPPTRVDEACPSQPRRSTRMTALEQEMAGLHTSVTDLGARVDAMVEWQVKSEKKFLGWLRALGRACHVNPDTVSDQE, from the coding sequence ATGAGTTCATCTAGGAAGAGACGCAATGTCGGGTCCTCCGCTAGTGGACCGGAAAGCTCTTCGAGAGGTAGGAGTCAGGCCAGTGCACCACAGTTTGACAGCACTAGGTTTGTCTCCAAACCGGCAGAGGACAAGTACAATGCAAAGGCAGCTAAGAAATTGCTACATGAGGTGCATATTGACCGACAAGCTTTAGAGGTAGAATGCCCAAATATCTTCAATGAGTTGAGGAGGTATCAGCTGGACATCTTCTTCGAGGTACCGGAGGTGGCCAATGTTCAGATGGTAAGGGAGTTCTATGCTAACTGCCCGGAACATGAGAATGGGGTTGTCACTGTATGCAATACCCGGGTAGATACATCCCTAGAGGCCATCCGAAGGATGTACCAGCTGCCAGTGTTCTGGGGGGAATATGATGTTTATCGTACTTATAGCCGAACAAATGCCTTGTGGGCAACTCTTCTTGAGACTATTTGTGTTCCAAATAGAGAATACATATGGATAAAGCACCGAATCACACTTAACTCCCAGTCTCTTAATTGGGAGGCTAAGTGTTGGCTCACCATTATCAACAGTCGAATGTTGCCCTCCAGCAATATGACAGATGTCAATCAACCACGGGCGGCAGCGATCTACTATTTCATGGCCCACAGGGATTTTGATGTGGCTCGGATCCTCCATGACGAGATGCTCATTAGATCACCTGAGTTGCTCAAAGGCTTCTACTTCCCTTCTCTAGTCACCAGGCTGTGCCATCTAGCTAGAGTCCCTGAAGACCCTAGAGTTGATGGGAAATTGCCACTGAAAGCCCCGTTCCTGGCAAGAAAAATCAGAATTGGGATGGAGCCGCTGGTAGATGTTGTTGAATCAGATGATGAATCTGACGATGATGATGCGGAGGCAGCTGAGGTCCCACCACCTACGAGAGTTGATGAGGCATGCCCATCACAGCCCCGCCGGAGTACCCGCATGACAGCTTTGGAGCAGGAGATGGCTGGGTTGCATACCTCAGTCACTGATTTGGGTGCCCGCGTAGACGCGATGGTTGAATGGCAGGTGAAGTCGGAGAAGAAATTCTTAGGCTGGCTGAGAGCTCTGGGTCGTGCTTGCCATGTGAACCCAGATACCGTCTCCGATCAGGAGTGA